The following are from one region of the Vitis riparia cultivar Riparia Gloire de Montpellier isolate 1030 chromosome 9, EGFV_Vit.rip_1.0, whole genome shotgun sequence genome:
- the LOC117922758 gene encoding uncharacterized protein LOC117922758 translates to MDIDYAIRKDEPHKITDTSTPEQILLYERWEKSNRLSVMYIKTKISAGIRGSIEQHENVRELLKAIDEQFVTSDKALASTLIMKFTSLKLTGVRGVREHIMEMRDIVAQLKKLEVEMSESFLVHFILNTLPPQYGPFKISYNTHKDKWSINELMTMCVQEEGRLLMEQGESAMLVTQRKGKKGKSQASQKGKQQIPPKSDIKKDEKCFFCKKKGHVKKKCLKFQNWLEKKGYAKPKEASDK, encoded by the exons ATGGACATAGATTATGCTATAAGGAAAGATGAACCACATAAAATCACTGATACCAGCACACCTGAACAAATTTTATTGTATGAACGCTGGGAGAAATCTAATCGCCTTAGCGTGATGTACATTAAGACAAAAATCAGTGCTGGTATACGTGGTTCAATCGAGCAACATGAGAATGTCCGTGAATTGCTAAAGGCTATTGACGAGCAATTCGTCACTTCAGATAAAGCCTTGGCAAGCACCctaattatgaagttcacaTCCCTGAAGCTCACCGGTGTAAGAGGTGTGCGTGAACATATCATGGAGATGAGGGACATTGTGGCTCAATTGAAGAAACTCGAGGTAGAAATGTCTGAATCTTTCTTGGTGCACTTTATCCTTAACACTCTTCCACCTCAGTAtggacctttcaaaatctcttacaacacacataaggataagtggtctatcaatgaattgatgaccatgtgtgttcaagaggaagGAAGGTTATTGATGGAACAGGGAGAAAGTGCCATGCTGGTGacgcaaaggaaaggaaagaaaggaaaatctcaagcTAGTCAGAAAGGGAAGCAACAAATTCCTCCCAAATCTGACATTAAGAAAgacgaaaagtgttttttctgtAAAAAGAAAGGACATGTGAAGAAGAAATGTCTTAAATTTCAGAAttggcttgagaagaaag ggtatgcaaaacctaaggaagcTAGTGACAAGTGA